Proteins encoded in a region of the Anopheles aquasalis chromosome 2, idAnoAquaMG_Q_19, whole genome shotgun sequence genome:
- the LOC126570884 gene encoding uncharacterized protein LOC126570884 translates to MLLLLLQNLLLVTRRHENRRQTHFQQMDTPKTIHKMWCWLIVFHLFLLSDLVLCITLTEVRVPKHTIRGHAVKLECHYDMEGEALYSVKWYKDGREFYRYVPRDDPPGTVFPQLGIAVDLANSTSEQVILDPLDLSSSGKYRCEVSAEAPSFQTVSDHGEMMVVVLPDQDPYITGGKPRYQVGDPVRVNCTSGRSKPAVHLTWYINGDPADPALLKRYEPRITGIDRLETSILGLEFRVKPKHFKHGDMKLKCLATISTVYWKSNEESVEGEKLQKAPTLESRRAVSADSRADRVQAASSSTVATVADHDRQVSATKLAIYVFILLASYRYTS, encoded by the exons atgctgctgctgctactgcaaaacctgctgctggtgacgcgACGGCATGAGAATCGGCGTCAAACGCACTTCCAACAGATGGATACTCCGAAAACGATACATAAGATGTGGTGTTGGTTGATagtgtttcatcttttccttctttccg ATTTGGTTCTTTGTATTACGCTGACGGAGGTGCGAGTGCCAAAGCATACCATACGGGGGCACGCGGTGAAGCTGGAGTGCCATTACGACATGGAAGGCGAAGCGCTCTACTCGGTGAAGTGGTACAAGGATGGACGGGAGTTTTATCGCTACGTGCCAAGAGATGATCCTCCGGGAACGGTGTTCCCCCAGCTAGGCATAGCTGTAGAT TTAGCGAACTCAACAAGCGAACAAGTGATCCTAGATCCATTAGACTTATCGTCGAGCGGGAAGTACCGCTGTGAGGTATCTGCCGAAGCTCCCTCCTTCCAAACCGTCTCCGATCATGGAGAGATGATGGTTGTAG TCCTGCCTGATCAGGATCCGTACATTACGGGAGGTAAGCCACGGTATCAGGTCGGCGATCCGGTACGGGTCAACTGTACGTCGGGCCGGTCAAAGCCGGCCGTCCATCTGACCTGGTACATCAACGGCGATCCGGCCGATCCGGCCCTGCTGAAGCGCTACGAACCGCGGATCACGGGCATCGACCGGTTGGAGACGTCCATCCTTGGCCTAGAGTTCCGTGTTAAGCCAAAGCATTTCAAGCATGGCGACATGAAGCTGAAG TGCCTCGCAACCATCTCGACCGTTTACTGGAAAAGCAACGAGGAGAGCGTCGAGGGAGAAAAGCTGCAGAAGGCGCCAACGTTAGAGTCGCGGAGGGCCGTTTCGGCCGATTCGCGCGCTGACCGAGTACAAG CGGCCTCAAGCTCGACCGTGGCTACCGTCGCTGACCACGACCGGCAGGTATCGGCAACGAAATTagcaatttatgttttcattttgttggCAAGTTATCGTTACACTAGTTAA
- the LOC126570123 gene encoding protein cramped, with protein MESDHTMESVVEDERSMEAPSLVAMVEGFSQEPSQDLEPSKSSSNSIITEACIMEATEALKLLPLPATETLIPTTAEGGGGLTPQEEILGSVTTTFGTAEDPESGHTLRTSARVKHKMRMDSIRCSNPPPAAASGSERKDQTKLPVTAALPKTPGQQKRMRVIWSNHDKNLFFEALNEYGKDFEAIQNYLNSKKRRKESSEQTFKAKDVRNLYYKINQMVSKYMTFSDEIKREAQELYALINYGEMRKKVPFQNKKYLHKLKDLVCKGFTTVREKGKNIRIKTPSCRALRKLNQLEEWQEEIKLPPRVDVLLKPLTMEAWAHVQSLAQNPCVKITVTIQKRLSALLQLFQHKWRSQHQRLEERVEEMKKTAGSISSKIPRQRLLNDVYFCSQIAAAVGVEGGTAMPNALLHFMPLPTAIIHRPMISLVEFQSNTSICLNSYEQRIGVSVRSETLCSDKMTTSCKDRLQMNVKRLRTDCGGSEKVVPESGKKFKPCDGTSGVGGGCSKDIKEEKHQPTELSLFQQSSGLQFGEMFKSSSESIELKEVDCFDDMKNIFSESTNFVLKSTYACEIRRGSTQTADFLNLHSDTSSDGFAPIESDTKGQTDNGNYSTGEEAGSGAKPSAIKKKWQTSKRKCSKENALINQFRPLVSEEEIRKIRDGWTLTNVGDLTVGDLYLIFGEDMKLYLEYDWLVDEMVPPRSGGGVEPPPSSSSDPAVMDGNDGCLAVVNAECDKLEPILPSKSNTDETTSGNEVEKEDARRKICASTSSTTVSGRLKQLMALVNLRDRNYKKKCVCGTGVERKLKRGENDTDPLTVQCDNCALFKQPLLPVRNTSSNVLSNLPVPSQVRYKQKRWWRSRVNHQHTPQQLQPPPGPVVTFAKANPVAGGSSPSQQQSPQLLKPLLFGGKGEILTHQAATMQSLETNTAQHRSNTGEAGTAEARTDSIRANPASSNEITESGISSRLSANNIRRASVDSCISLFDISLPSTSSSLMNIFSSESDLSPAGGEGGEGELLPEASYGDGGRGKLLDSDMTDISLSSVFGLLGASSYPSEQSPSTQPNDSDMAISVLGESSIDYIAHFEEIAAELRAQQNT; from the exons ATGGAATCCGATCATACGATGGAATCGGTAGTGGAGGATGAacgctcgatggaggcgcccagtttAGTGGCAATGGTGGAGGGATTTTCCCAGGAACCTTCGCAGGACCTAGAGCCATCGAAATCATCTTCGAACTCAATCATTACCGAAGCGTGTATTATGGAGGCAACGGAAGCGTTGAAATTGCTGCCGCTTCCAGCAACAGAGACGCTAATACCGACGACAGCAGAAGGTGGAGGTGGTCTCACACCACAGGAGGAAATTCTTGGTTCAGTCACGACCACCTTCGGTACCGCAGAAGATCCCGAGAGTGGCCATACGCTACGGACGAGTGCACGTGTGAAGCACAAGATGCGTATGGATTCCATTCGCTGCAGTAATCCcccaccagcggcagcgtccgggagcgaaaggaaggatcAAACCAAACTGCCCGTCACGGCAGCATTACCGAAAACCCCCGGACAACAGAAGCGAATGCGCGTGATCTGGAGTAATCACGATAAGAATTTGTTCTTTGAGGCACTGAATGAGTACGGGAAAGATTTTGAGGCTATCCAAAACTACCTAAATAGCAAGAAGCGTCGCAAGGAGAGCAGCGAGCAAACATTCAAGGCGAAGGATGTGCGAAATTTGTATTATAAAATCAACCAAATGGTTTCCAAGTATATGACCTTTTCGGACGAGATCAAGCGGGAAGCCCAGGAACTGTATGCCTTGATCAATTACGGGGAAATGCGCAAAAAAGTACCTTTCCAGAACAAAAAGTATTTACACAAACTAAAGGACCTGGTTTGCAAGGGGTTCACAACGGTGCGCGAGAAGGGTAAGAACATACGCATCAAAACGCCCTCCTGCCGGGCGCTACGGAAGCTGAACCAGCTGGAGGAGTGGCAGGAGGAGATCAAACTGCCACCACGAGTCGATGTACTGCTGAAACCCCTCACGATGGAAGCTTGGGCTCATGTGCAATCGTTGGCCCAGAATCCGTGCGTTAAAATTACCGTCACAATTCAGAAGCGGCTGTCCGCGTTATTGCAACTGTTCCAGCACAAGTGGCGCTCGCAGCATCAGCGTCTGGAGGAGCGCGTTGAGGAGATGAAAAAGACGGCCGGTTCCATATCGTCCAAGATACCGCGGCAGCGCCTTCTGAACGATGTGTACTTTTGTTCGCAAATTGCGGCCGCCGTGGGGGTAGAGGGAGGCACGGCAATGCCGAATGCACTGCTCCACTTTATGCCCCTCCCGACGGCCATCATCCACCGGCCGATGATCAGTTTGGTTGAGTTTCAAAGCAACACCAGCATCTGCCTGAACTCTTACGAGCAGCGAATCGGTGTGAGTGTCCGGAGCGAAACGCTCTGCAGTGATAAGATGACGACGAGCTGCAAAGATCGTTTGCAAATGAACGTGAAACGGTTGCGCACGGACTGCGGTGGATCGGAGAAGGTGGTACCGGAGAGTGGCAAAAAGTTTAAACCATGCGATGGCACcagcggtgttggtggtggttgcagcAAGGACATtaaggaggaaaaacatcaaCCAACGGAACTGTCCCTGTTTCAGCAGAGCAGTGGGTTACAGTTTGGTGAAATGTTTAAATCTTCCAGCGAGTCAATCGAACTAAAGGAGGTGGATTGTTTTGACGATATGAAGAACATTTTCAGCGAGAGCACCAACTTTGTGCTGAAGAGTACGTACGCTTGCGAGATTCGAAGAGGTAGCACACAGACGGCCGACTTCTTGAACCTTCACAGCGATACGTCGAGCGATGGATTTGCTCCGATCGAAAGTGACACCAAAGGGCAGACGGATAATGGGAACTACTCGACCGGTGAGGAAGCCGGCTCAGGAGCCAAACCGTCGGCGATCAAGAAAAAGTGGCAAACGAGTAAGCGCAAGTGCTCCAAAGAGAATGCTCTGATCAACCAATTCCGACCGTTGGTATCGGAGGAGGAGATACGCAAGATACGCGACGGCTGGACGCTGACTAATGTCGGTGATCTTACGGTCGGCGATCTGTACCTCATTTTCGGCGAGGACATGAAACTGTATCTCGAGTACGACTGGTTGGTGGATGAAATGGTACCACCGCGATCCGGAGGAGGggtggaaccaccaccgtcatcgtcgtccgatCCGGCAGTGATGGATGGAAACGATGGATGCTTAGCCGTGGTGAACGCTGAATGTGACAAACTGGAACCAATTTTGCCTTCCAAAAGTAATACCGACGAAACGACTTCGGGAAATGAAGTCGAGAAAGAGGATGCTAGAAGAAAGATTTGTGCCAGCACTAGTAGCACGACGGTCAGTGGCCGTCTGAAGCAGCTGATGGCTCTCGTGAACTTGCGCGATAGAAATTACAAGAAAAAGTGCGTCTGCGGTACGGGTGTGGAGCGTAAGCTGAAG CGGGGAGAAAATGATACGGATCCACTGACGGTGCAGTGTGACAACTGTGCGCTCTTCAAGCAACCGCTGTTGCCGGTTCGCAACACGAGCAGCAATGTTTTGTCGAATCTT CCGGTGCCATCGCAGGTACGCTACAAACAGAAGCGTTGGTGGAGATCCCGAGTCAATCAtcagcacacaccacaacaactGCAACCACCCCCCGGACCAGTGGTGACCTTTGCCAAAGCGAATCCCGTGGCAGGCGGTTCTTCGCcgtcacagcagcagtcaccgCAGCTGCTGAAACCGCTGCTGTTCGGTGGGAAAGGCGAAATCTTGACCCATCAAGCGGCCACCATGCAATCGCTGGAAACCAATACCGCACAGCACCGCAGCAACACCGGTGAGGCGGGCACGGCTGAGGCAAGGACAGACAGTATACGAGCGAATCCAGCGTCTTCCAACGAGATTACGGAATcgggcatcagcagcaggctttCGGCAAATAATATACGCCGTGCTAGCGTGGACAGCTGTATCAGCCTGTTCGATATCTCGcttccatcaacatcatcctcaCTGATGAACATTTTCTCATCGGAATCGGACTTATCGCCCGCcggcggtgaaggtggtgagGGTGAACTGCTGCCCGAGGCATCATACGGCGACGGTGGTCGTGGGAAGCTTCTCGATTCCGATATGACGGATATTTCTCTAAGCAGTGTTTTCGGTCTCCTCGGAGCTTCCTCTTACCCCAGTGAGCAGTCCCCGTCGACGCAGCCAAATGATAGCGAT ATGGCCATATCGGTGCTGGGTGAGAGCAGCATTGATTACATTGCGCACTTCGAGGAGATTGCTGCCGAGCTACGGGCGCAGCAAAACACCTAG